In Paenibacillus guangzhouensis, a single window of DNA contains:
- a CDS encoding extracellular solute-binding protein — protein sequence MGKKWFAWVAVGVLVFNLAACSGKSNDNNASSQSDFANGKYDPPIVLKTVMGASPTGGVFKKGEDIENNIHNKLIKERLGIDIKFDWIVTDANEAYKTKLRLMLSSGEEMPDVVRYRGDLETVNMLIDSGQFMPVDDLIDKYAVEEYKTGLALDKSIWYPITRDGKKMALPILDYAYNDDHELWIREDWLQKLNLSAPTTIEEMEQVMDAFIKNDLDGKGDTLGLAVGFKSGFSNYMADIGFLFGAYGTMPGQWNKVGDQLEHGSINPGAKDALIKLNEWMQKGYISKDAALKDERGAAEFFTSGRAGMIVGRNWLPDWPFPDLKKNVPTAKYKAYPIPKGPDGKIGTTGGNPPVNGYLFVNKNSKHPEAILRYYNWFFENIANPKPGSEFEHGFAEGYDYAILEDGSVTLDVGKYPDKFPGNVDDKMVKPLDYSLTYEGARIPSLYAEAMVKLADGVKATTPYEKSVDAFRKQENKEAMKVVMQQQDIRMKEYFKGPMTETMKSKNELLTKLLNETFTKIIYGSVGPEEFDKMVGDWKKNGGEAITKEVNEWYSSIAK from the coding sequence ATGGGGAAAAAGTGGTTTGCATGGGTGGCGGTTGGTGTTTTAGTCTTCAATTTAGCGGCTTGCAGCGGTAAGAGCAATGATAACAACGCAAGCAGTCAATCTGACTTCGCGAATGGGAAATATGATCCTCCCATCGTACTGAAAACGGTAATGGGTGCATCTCCGACCGGAGGCGTGTTTAAGAAAGGGGAGGACATTGAGAACAACATTCACAACAAATTGATTAAAGAACGTTTAGGCATTGATATCAAGTTCGACTGGATTGTAACAGATGCGAACGAGGCGTACAAAACGAAGCTGCGGCTTATGCTTTCGTCTGGGGAAGAAATGCCGGATGTCGTTCGTTACCGCGGCGACCTGGAAACTGTGAACATGTTGATCGATTCGGGTCAATTTATGCCAGTAGACGATCTGATTGATAAATATGCCGTAGAAGAATACAAAACGGGACTAGCGTTAGATAAGAGCATTTGGTACCCGATCACTCGTGATGGGAAAAAAATGGCGCTTCCAATTCTCGATTATGCTTACAATGACGACCATGAACTTTGGATTCGCGAAGATTGGCTTCAAAAGCTTAACTTGTCCGCACCGACAACGATCGAGGAGATGGAACAGGTGATGGACGCTTTTATTAAGAACGATCTTGATGGCAAAGGAGATACGCTAGGGCTGGCGGTTGGTTTCAAAAGTGGGTTTAGTAACTATATGGCCGATATCGGCTTCTTGTTCGGAGCGTACGGAACGATGCCAGGACAGTGGAACAAAGTAGGCGATCAGCTCGAACATGGCTCTATTAATCCGGGAGCCAAGGATGCGCTAATCAAATTGAATGAATGGATGCAAAAGGGGTATATATCCAAGGATGCTGCGTTAAAAGACGAAAGGGGCGCGGCGGAATTCTTTACCAGCGGACGTGCCGGAATGATCGTTGGACGCAACTGGCTGCCGGATTGGCCATTCCCGGATCTCAAAAAGAATGTACCTACCGCGAAGTACAAAGCATATCCGATTCCTAAGGGTCCAGATGGCAAGATTGGCACTACGGGCGGGAATCCGCCGGTGAATGGCTACTTGTTCGTTAATAAAAACTCGAAGCATCCTGAAGCGATCCTTCGTTATTATAACTGGTTTTTCGAAAATATAGCGAACCCTAAGCCCGGTAGCGAATTCGAACATGGTTTTGCAGAAGGTTATGACTACGCAATTCTTGAGGATGGATCGGTAACCTTAGATGTTGGCAAGTATCCGGATAAGTTCCCTGGGAATGTCGATGATAAAATGGTCAAACCTCTAGATTATTCACTCACATATGAGGGGGCACGCATACCGTCTTTATATGCGGAGGCGATGGTGAAACTAGCGGATGGGGTCAAAGCAACCACTCCATATGAGAAATCCGTAGACGCCTTCCGTAAACAAGAGAATAAGGAAGCGATGAAGGTTGTCATGCAACAGCAAGATATTCGAATGAAAGAATACTTCAAAGGGCCAATGACAGAGACGATGAAAAGCAAGAATGAATTGCTTACTAAGTTGTTGAACGAAACCTTTACTAAGATCATTTATGGATCTGTAGGTCCTGAAGAATTCGACAAAATGGTAGGCGATTGGAAGAAAAACGGCGGCGAAGCGATCACGAAAGAAGTCAATGAATGGTACTCAAGCATAGCTAAATGA
- a CDS encoding LacI family DNA-binding transcriptional regulator, protein MANIIDIAKRAGVSVSTVSRVLNNHPYVSEMKRKAVQRVIDEFDYTPNRLAVDLVRKETRSIGVVMPYNNNQAFDQLLHGVLNRSVEHDYSVMVLPTKYDPEKELSCLNMLKNKQLDGIIITSRSNDWNAIVPYTKYGTIVACEFTDHPEIDCAYMDRYASFLDTFQLLKDKGHSRVAFTTARGEESASTQLTKKAYKHIFGDLPPAYHISDCQSIDDGLRAAQQLLNMENRPTAIYANGDEVAAGFYQYARSIELGVPNDLAIIGQENQPVGIGLGLSTVDHQLVKVGEEAFDLTIDSSNNKVEIPYHIIVRHSI, encoded by the coding sequence ATGGCAAATATTATTGATATTGCAAAGCGTGCGGGCGTATCTGTGTCAACAGTATCAAGGGTGCTAAATAATCATCCTTACGTATCTGAAATGAAGCGGAAAGCTGTGCAACGAGTGATTGATGAATTTGACTACACCCCAAATCGCTTAGCTGTCGATTTAGTCCGCAAGGAAACAAGGAGTATAGGCGTGGTCATGCCTTACAACAACAATCAAGCCTTTGATCAACTGCTCCATGGTGTACTTAATCGATCGGTTGAGCATGATTATTCTGTAATGGTTCTTCCTACGAAGTACGATCCGGAAAAAGAGCTCAGCTGCTTAAATATGCTGAAAAACAAACAATTGGACGGAATCATTATTACTTCACGTTCGAATGATTGGAATGCAATTGTTCCATATACCAAGTATGGAACAATTGTTGCATGCGAGTTTACGGATCATCCTGAGATTGACTGTGCCTATATGGATCGATATGCATCTTTCCTAGACACGTTTCAACTGTTGAAAGATAAAGGCCATTCACGAGTTGCCTTTACAACAGCAAGAGGAGAAGAGAGTGCTAGCACACAGCTGACAAAAAAAGCATATAAGCATATATTCGGTGATCTGCCGCCAGCATACCATATCAGTGATTGCCAAAGTATTGATGATGGGTTAAGAGCAGCACAACAACTGCTAAATATGGAGAATAGACCTACGGCTATCTATGCGAACGGTGATGAGGTTGCGGCGGGTTTTTATCAGTATGCAAGGAGTATAGAATTGGGAGTGCCCAATGATCTAGCGATCATTGGCCAAGAGAATCAACCTGTTGGAATAGGTTTAGGCCTATCTACAGTGGATCATCAATTGGTGAAAGTCGGTGAAGAAGCCTTTGATCTTACAATTGATAGTTCCAATAATAAGGTGGAAATTCCCTACCATATCATTGTACGGCATTCAATATAG
- a CDS encoding HAD family hydrolase, which translates to MYTTVIFDIDGTLINTEQAVLGSLQKLLEKDYNRKMEQQDLAFVLGIPGAVSLGQLGIVDIEHANKCWNDLMSDYRHTIHVFEGFQQLLTNLRKQSIATGVVTSKTKKEFQDDFVPFGLARYLPYVICADDTELHKPHPEPLLRFLEISGAKAETAIYIGDTIYDYECARDAGVDFGLASWGCKQPEVIPAKYKFENPEDILTLLDLK; encoded by the coding sequence ATGTATACTACCGTTATCTTTGACATTGACGGCACATTAATAAATACAGAACAAGCGGTGTTGGGATCCTTACAGAAGTTGCTGGAGAAGGACTATAATCGGAAAATGGAGCAGCAAGATCTCGCATTTGTGCTCGGAATTCCAGGGGCAGTATCCCTGGGACAACTCGGTATTGTAGATATCGAACATGCGAATAAATGCTGGAATGATCTTATGAGTGATTACCGACATACCATTCACGTATTTGAGGGTTTTCAGCAACTGCTTACTAACCTAAGAAAGCAATCGATTGCTACAGGGGTCGTGACTTCTAAGACAAAAAAAGAGTTTCAAGATGACTTCGTCCCATTTGGTCTCGCTCGTTATCTTCCTTATGTTATATGTGCAGACGATACAGAGCTGCACAAGCCTCATCCCGAGCCATTGCTGAGATTTCTTGAGATCTCAGGTGCAAAGGCTGAAACAGCCATATACATCGGTGACACCATTTATGATTACGAATGTGCCAGAGACGCTGGAGTAGACTTTGGATTAGCATCGTGGGGATGCAAACAACCTGAAGTTATTCCAGCTAAGTATAAGTTTGAGAATCCAGAAGATATTCTTACACTTTTGGATCTCAAGTAA
- a CDS encoding carbohydrate ABC transporter permease: MYNRTTSYRIFTVINYILLTLVSISCILPLVHILAVSFSGSAPANANLVTLIPIDFNTDAYAKTFNNPNFHRALLIGIERTLLGTVVSMVLLSLAAYALSKDSHGFRSRSFYTWFFLFTMLFSGGIVPSYMLIRNLHLMNTIWALVLPVAINVFNMVLMMNFFRAVPKDLEEAALLDGAGHFRTLILVYLPVSMPAIATISLFTMVSHWNSWFDGLLYISDYRKYPLSTFLQTIIVQQDFNKINADVNELQNISQRTVKAAQIFIGMLPIILVYPFLQRYFVKGIILGAVKE, from the coding sequence ATGTATAATAGGACAACAAGTTACAGGATATTCACCGTTATAAATTACATACTGCTTACCTTGGTAAGCATCAGCTGCATTCTTCCGCTTGTTCATATACTGGCGGTAAGTTTTAGCGGGAGCGCCCCAGCCAATGCGAATCTGGTCACTCTGATTCCGATTGATTTCAACACGGATGCATACGCAAAAACATTCAATAACCCTAACTTTCATCGTGCGCTTTTGATAGGTATCGAAAGAACCTTGCTAGGAACCGTTGTAAGCATGGTATTGCTCTCGTTAGCTGCTTATGCGCTATCCAAAGATTCACACGGTTTTCGCAGTCGTAGTTTTTATACTTGGTTTTTTTTGTTCACGATGCTTTTTAGCGGTGGCATAGTGCCAAGCTACATGTTGATCCGGAACTTGCATTTAATGAATACAATTTGGGCGTTAGTGCTGCCCGTAGCCATAAACGTCTTTAACATGGTGCTTATGATGAATTTCTTTCGTGCGGTACCGAAAGACCTTGAGGAGGCGGCGTTGTTGGACGGAGCAGGGCATTTCAGAACGCTTATCTTGGTATATCTGCCTGTATCGATGCCTGCTATTGCAACGATTTCGCTCTTTACCATGGTGTCTCATTGGAATTCTTGGTTTGACGGTCTGCTATATATATCAGATTACCGCAAATATCCGCTTTCAACGTTTTTGCAAACAATTATCGTTCAGCAGGATTTCAACAAGATTAATGCTGACGTCAACGAGTTGCAGAATATATCGCAACGTACCGTGAAGGCTGCGCAAATTTTTATCGGAATGCTCCCGATTATATTGGTTTATCCATTCTTGCAGCGTTATTTTGTCAAAGGAATTATTCTTGGGGCTGTAAAAGAGTAA
- a CDS encoding ADP-ribosylglycohydrolase family protein encodes MLPSLSYLKRSLEGILRNKFEQGYQTSGYLARLEQLPESYDAYVEFAHTLAAIPIRDNWPYYEPNELSEIWRECDPARPLGQVGMLNLKDSSARVEAAFLASACGSMLGKPIEVNPSLVELSQALISTGKWPLRDYISEETLHALGRRHWSWYETARGRIHYVAPDDDINYTLLGMLVLEQFGIGFTKRNLRDLWINHLPISTTWGPERAILLRSGISYLEHDKDEFNHLDIESWPDFLVKDTELCGAAIRADAYGYACPGQPALAAELAWRDASFTHRRTGIYATMFIAAAIALAHVLRDPIEIMSTALQFVPRRSRFYETTHEALQIVANADNWLEAYASINHKYAKYSHCQVYQEVGTLINTFRFAENVGDGICKQVMQGNDTDSFGATAGSLLGVYFGSGSLKPRWLEPFQDRIHTGLSYFSEQKLSRLAERVGRLPELLQGGVHRIQPSELYVNENT; translated from the coding sequence ATGCTACCATCGCTATCCTATCTAAAACGTTCATTGGAAGGAATCTTACGCAATAAATTCGAACAGGGTTATCAAACCTCTGGTTATTTAGCCAGATTAGAGCAGCTGCCTGAAAGCTATGATGCTTATGTAGAATTCGCCCATACCTTGGCTGCCATTCCTATAAGGGATAATTGGCCCTACTATGAGCCTAATGAATTATCGGAGATATGGCGAGAATGTGACCCTGCCCGACCTCTTGGCCAGGTCGGAATGCTTAATTTGAAAGATAGCTCGGCACGGGTAGAGGCAGCGTTCCTCGCTTCAGCCTGCGGATCCATGTTGGGCAAACCTATTGAAGTGAATCCTAGTCTTGTGGAGTTGAGTCAAGCGCTAATTTCAACTGGAAAATGGCCTCTAAGGGACTATATTTCGGAAGAAACCCTACATGCGTTAGGTCGTCGACACTGGTCCTGGTATGAAACTGCGCGGGGGCGAATACATTATGTGGCGCCTGATGACGATATTAATTACACTTTATTGGGTATGCTTGTGCTTGAGCAATTCGGTATTGGATTTACGAAAAGAAACTTAAGAGATTTATGGATCAATCATCTTCCGATTAGTACAACTTGGGGTCCAGAAAGGGCAATCCTGCTTCGATCGGGAATCAGTTACTTGGAGCATGACAAGGACGAATTCAATCATTTAGATATAGAGTCATGGCCCGACTTTCTGGTAAAGGATACGGAATTATGCGGAGCGGCGATCCGTGCGGATGCTTACGGCTATGCCTGTCCCGGCCAACCCGCTCTTGCCGCAGAGCTGGCTTGGCGTGATGCAAGTTTTACGCATCGTCGGACCGGAATCTATGCAACGATGTTCATTGCCGCAGCAATTGCCCTTGCGCATGTGCTGCGCGATCCGATCGAAATAATGAGCACTGCGCTTCAATTCGTACCTAGACGGAGCCGATTCTATGAGACGACTCATGAGGCTCTGCAGATCGTTGCGAATGCAGACAACTGGCTGGAGGCTTATGCGAGCATTAATCATAAGTATGCGAAATATTCCCACTGCCAAGTTTATCAGGAAGTAGGCACCCTGATAAACACGTTCCGATTTGCCGAAAATGTCGGCGACGGAATATGCAAACAGGTCATGCAAGGCAACGATACGGATAGCTTTGGGGCAACGGCGGGTTCTTTACTTGGCGTATATTTCGGTTCCGGAAGCCTGAAACCAAGATGGCTTGAGCCATTCCAAGACCGGATTCATACGGGGCTTTCCTATTTTAGTGAACAAAAGCTTTCCCGATTGGCTGAGCGGGTGGGGCGTTTGCCGGAACTGCTGCAGGGCGGCGTCCATCGAATTCAACCCAGTGAACTCTATGTGAACGAGAATACTTGA
- a CDS encoding Cof-type HAD-IIB family hydrolase, with product MGRIKLIALDLDGTLLSDCSEVSEENRKAIAEARSRGVMVIVATGREVQSAKLYWHELSLGSPIVTVNGSEVWTSPDKLHKRYTLDSGTIRAFHHISQEENCHFFGHTTEAIITPNNWNDVTEETIWLKFGFDSEDTKQLERIRHKVMNVGPFEITNSQPFNIEVNPPGVSKASGVREVCDLYALSMSQVMAVGDSLNDKTMLLEAGIGVAMGNAQDEVKRLAKAVTGSNMEDGVAQAIRRYVLDL from the coding sequence ATGGGCAGAATTAAATTGATCGCGCTTGATCTTGACGGAACGCTGCTGAGCGATTGTTCCGAAGTTTCTGAAGAAAACCGCAAAGCGATAGCAGAAGCTCGCTCCCGGGGAGTAATGGTCATTGTGGCTACGGGGAGGGAAGTACAAAGCGCAAAGCTTTACTGGCACGAACTGAGTCTGGGATCTCCGATCGTAACGGTCAACGGGAGTGAAGTTTGGACGTCTCCAGATAAGCTACACAAACGCTATACGTTGGATTCCGGAACGATCAGGGCATTTCATCATATTTCGCAAGAAGAAAACTGTCATTTTTTTGGGCATACGACGGAGGCCATTATCACCCCTAATAATTGGAACGATGTTACGGAAGAGACCATATGGCTGAAGTTCGGCTTTGATTCGGAAGATACGAAACAACTGGAGCGGATTCGTCACAAGGTAATGAATGTAGGTCCTTTCGAGATCACCAATTCCCAGCCGTTTAATATTGAAGTCAATCCTCCAGGCGTTTCCAAAGCAAGCGGTGTACGTGAAGTATGCGATCTATACGCTTTGTCAATGTCGCAGGTGATGGCGGTTGGAGACAGCTTAAACGACAAAACGATGCTCCTTGAAGCCGGGATCGGCGTGGCGATGGGGAATGCCCAGGACGAAGTGAAGCGTCTGGCGAAGGCTGTCACAGGCAGCAACATGGAAGACGGAGTAGCGCAGGCGATCCGCCGGTATGTGCTTGACCTTTGA
- a CDS encoding sensor histidine kinase, with amino-acid sequence MNVLREEIQMLRQKDVNFLSNEINSRLESLYTMAFLLSEDINIQQLRHIHLLKNDFDRNTEKLRLLEKMRMLNVSGRWDTQYSVFAPENGNFVSTNSNAVYDMEELKRIITPSWELKKIKYGGILQDRFVRHVVQPRSSIKSIEKAGLIVETSFPTAFLVKELDAFKIGGKGDTFLYNPKYDPITNRTVDMKFVHKLLSLIKDINLSTYQSQEISVGSENFMLSVARIPSLGWFLIDYVPMEQTIAPIEQSRNLFYGSVTLLLILSLLAGFLLYRNVQKPIGVLIRNVDRLKNGDYSTRISFNPKNEFTFLFDKFNQMALEIEQLIETVYIEKIRNREAKLKQLQSQINPHFLYNCFALILSLTRLGKKQSVIDMTFHLSKYYRYTTRIDSMSATIAEEIALIENYLTIQEYHISHLSYTIEMPEEMLNLHVPRLLLQPIVENAIIHGIEQFVGDGMVSVHSIQDDTSYIIIIENNGIPMTNEQLAALQLGDSRIEISGHALDNIQQRLKLQFGEQAGIVFKHREGGGTVVTMSWPKNNKGSH; translated from the coding sequence ATGAATGTACTGCGTGAAGAAATCCAAATGCTTCGACAGAAGGATGTCAACTTTCTCTCAAACGAGATCAATTCCAGATTGGAAAGCCTTTATACGATGGCCTTTTTACTGAGTGAAGATATAAACATCCAGCAGCTTCGACATATTCATTTGCTTAAGAATGATTTTGATCGCAACACTGAAAAACTGAGGCTGTTAGAGAAAATGCGGATGCTAAATGTTTCTGGGCGGTGGGATACCCAATATAGCGTTTTCGCCCCGGAAAACGGGAATTTCGTGTCAACCAATTCAAATGCCGTGTACGACATGGAAGAACTCAAGAGGATCATTACTCCATCATGGGAATTAAAAAAGATAAAATACGGAGGAATCTTGCAAGATCGGTTTGTCCGACATGTCGTGCAACCGCGAAGCAGCATCAAATCCATCGAGAAGGCAGGTTTAATCGTGGAAACTTCCTTTCCGACTGCATTTCTAGTCAAAGAGCTTGATGCTTTCAAGATCGGAGGGAAAGGCGACACCTTTCTATACAACCCAAAGTATGATCCCATCACAAATAGAACCGTAGATATGAAATTTGTACATAAGCTTCTCTCGTTGATTAAGGATATAAACCTAAGCACCTATCAAAGCCAGGAAATCTCAGTAGGTAGCGAAAATTTCATGCTCAGCGTGGCGAGGATCCCGTCTCTTGGCTGGTTTCTTATCGATTATGTCCCGATGGAGCAAACCATCGCACCGATTGAGCAGTCCCGCAATCTTTTCTATGGTTCCGTTACCTTATTGCTAATCCTCAGCCTACTTGCCGGATTTCTTTTGTATCGCAATGTGCAAAAACCTATCGGAGTACTTATCCGGAATGTTGACCGATTAAAGAATGGGGATTACTCAACACGAATAAGTTTTAATCCAAAGAATGAATTCACTTTCCTGTTCGACAAGTTCAACCAGATGGCTTTAGAAATTGAACAATTAATTGAGACGGTTTACATCGAAAAAATTAGAAACCGCGAAGCAAAGCTAAAACAACTTCAATCCCAGATCAATCCGCACTTTCTTTATAATTGCTTTGCATTAATTCTCAGCTTAACAAGACTCGGCAAGAAACAATCGGTTATCGATATGACTTTTCACCTTAGCAAGTATTATCGTTACACTACACGGATTGACAGCATGTCCGCTACGATTGCCGAAGAAATCGCATTAATTGAAAATTATTTAACAATCCAGGAATATCACATTTCCCATCTGTCCTACACCATCGAAATGCCTGAAGAAATGTTGAACTTGCATGTACCAAGATTATTGCTTCAACCTATCGTAGAAAATGCAATCATTCATGGCATTGAACAATTCGTTGGAGATGGAATGGTATCTGTACACAGCATACAAGATGATACATCATACATCATTATTATAGAAAATAACGGAATACCGATGACGAATGAACAACTCGCCGCGCTTCAACTTGGTGATTCAAGAATTGAAATCAGCGGGCACGCGTTAGACAACATCCAACAAAGGCTGAAGTTACAGTTCGGTGAGCAAGCAGGCATAGTGTTCAAACATCGCGAGGGCGGAGGCACGGTTGTGACTATGAGCTGGCCAAAGAATAATAAGGGATCCCATTAG
- a CDS encoding response regulator → MYTLLIVDDQPDLVTDISTMIPWKEIGIETIYPAYSAQEALEIVQVNPVDIVITDIRMPGMSGLELIEQIRATWSKIKCILLTGYDDFNYAKQALKCQASDYLLKPVEDRELIHAVNTAIRQIEEEWLHISSAKQAHRSLQEHLPLLRSHLLQDLLQGTTLNFEDISDKLKQFELPFHAESEICLMLIRKDDFDRYSIKDIDLLEFSICNITEELFGDLFHLWYGKDNHEYLIFVIGLKKEIAESTQQEEKHRELLERKVIQLQHYVNLYMKGSISVLISSFGALYWSMQELYEISLNNYRQYIGRDSGLLVTSIPTLQVRDGASTLQSLYALPSIAHLLEAGQWSKLEQKLESIFSELTQKWNDSHEHIMETYFVIVSSIIYSAHKGKYWLSQIMRGEYETFVNGPHFHTTAQLKEWTQRVIEKYKLEIANEVNDSRSGIVKQVHEYATANLSEATLQSIASYVYLNPSYLSKIYKVETGEGISEYLTRLKMERAAQRLSNTNEKIYEISTDLGYSKTSYFIKLFKENFGITPQEYRNSCER, encoded by the coding sequence ATGTACACACTTCTTATTGTCGATGATCAGCCGGATCTGGTAACTGACATATCTACCATGATCCCCTGGAAAGAAATTGGCATCGAAACGATTTACCCTGCTTACTCCGCTCAAGAAGCGTTAGAAATTGTACAAGTAAATCCGGTGGACATCGTCATTACAGACATCCGCATGCCCGGTATGTCAGGCTTGGAATTAATTGAACAAATTCGTGCGACTTGGAGCAAAATCAAATGTATTTTGCTTACTGGATATGACGATTTTAATTACGCAAAGCAAGCATTAAAATGCCAAGCCAGCGACTATTTACTTAAACCTGTAGAAGATAGAGAATTGATCCATGCAGTGAACACAGCCATCCGTCAAATCGAGGAAGAATGGCTGCATATCTCTTCTGCTAAACAGGCACATCGTTCGCTGCAAGAACATTTACCTTTGCTGCGCAGCCATCTTCTGCAAGATTTGCTTCAAGGAACTACACTGAATTTCGAAGATATTTCCGATAAATTAAAACAGTTTGAGCTTCCATTTCATGCTGAATCAGAAATCTGTTTGATGTTGATACGAAAGGATGATTTTGACCGCTACAGCATTAAGGACATAGATCTGCTCGAATTTTCCATTTGCAACATTACCGAAGAATTATTCGGGGACTTATTCCACCTATGGTATGGGAAAGATAATCATGAATACCTTATTTTCGTTATTGGATTAAAAAAAGAGATTGCTGAGTCGACTCAGCAGGAAGAAAAACATCGTGAGCTCTTGGAAAGAAAAGTGATACAACTTCAACATTACGTCAACCTTTATATGAAAGGCTCAATATCCGTTCTTATAAGTTCTTTTGGAGCCCTTTACTGGAGTATGCAAGAACTATATGAAATCTCGCTAAACAACTATCGGCAATATATAGGCAGAGACAGCGGGCTTCTAGTCACTTCCATCCCAACCTTACAAGTTCGGGATGGCGCGTCTACGTTACAAAGCCTTTATGCCCTACCGTCAATTGCACATCTACTAGAAGCCGGACAATGGTCTAAGCTCGAGCAGAAACTTGAGTCTATCTTCAGTGAATTAACACAAAAATGGAACGATTCCCATGAACATATTATGGAAACGTATTTCGTAATCGTCAGTTCGATCATTTACTCCGCCCATAAAGGGAAATACTGGCTGTCTCAAATAATGAGAGGTGAATACGAAACATTCGTTAACGGCCCTCATTTCCATACGACTGCGCAACTCAAAGAATGGACCCAACGCGTTATTGAAAAATATAAGTTGGAAATTGCCAACGAGGTGAATGATTCGCGTTCCGGGATCGTAAAACAAGTGCATGAGTATGCCACGGCTAACCTTAGTGAAGCGACACTGCAATCGATCGCATCATACGTATATTTAAATCCGTCATATTTATCGAAAATATATAAAGTGGAAACAGGAGAGGGTATAAGCGAATACTTGACGCGGTTAAAAATGGAACGCGCCGCTCAACGATTAAGCAACACGAATGAGAAGATTTACGAAATTTCCACTGACCTGGGTTATTCGAAAACGAGTTATTTTATAAAACTGTTCAAGGAAAATTTCGGAATAACCCCTCAAGAATATCGAAATTCGTGTGAAAGATGA
- a CDS encoding aspartyl-phosphate phosphatase Spo0E family protein, protein MDMILSIEDKIENMRKELNLAGYVYGITSDIVLIKSKELDDLLNKYHKRDIIKSVAT, encoded by the coding sequence ATGGATATGATTCTATCAATTGAAGATAAAATCGAGAATATGAGGAAAGAGCTAAATCTCGCTGGATATGTTTATGGAATTACTTCAGATATAGTATTAATAAAATCAAAAGAACTTGATGATCTTCTTAACAAGTATCATAAAAGAGATATTATCAAAAGCGTGGCGACTTAG
- a CDS encoding ABC transporter permease, with product MLLPAVLITIIFSYVPMGGLVMAFQNFKPYDGIWGSKFVGLEHFRYLFEYPDSKQVIINTLVISSLKICFGLIVPFVFAILLNEVRKMFFKRIVQTLVYLPHFISWVILGAIISDMLNSNGLVNQTLQMFGIEPIFWLGEGNWFRFTLVVSDIWQNFGFNTIVFLAALAGVNPSLYEAAEVDGANRWKQTLYITIPSMIPIAVVVGTLSLGNILNGGFDQVFNLYNALVYDKGDIIDTFVYRTAILNGQYSFGTAVGMFKSVVGLIMILISYRLAYKFAGYRIF from the coding sequence ATGCTCTTACCGGCAGTACTTATTACGATAATCTTTTCCTACGTACCGATGGGCGGTTTGGTCATGGCGTTTCAGAATTTTAAACCATATGACGGAATATGGGGATCGAAGTTTGTAGGATTGGAGCATTTTCGGTATTTGTTCGAATACCCTGACAGCAAACAAGTCATTATTAATACGCTCGTCATTTCCAGTCTAAAAATATGCTTCGGCCTAATCGTACCATTCGTATTCGCGATATTGTTGAACGAGGTAAGGAAAATGTTTTTCAAACGAATCGTCCAGACGCTTGTTTATCTTCCACATTTCATCTCGTGGGTTATCCTTGGCGCAATCATATCGGATATGTTGAACAGTAATGGATTAGTCAATCAAACCTTGCAAATGTTCGGGATAGAACCGATATTTTGGCTCGGAGAAGGTAACTGGTTTCGATTTACGTTAGTTGTTAGCGACATCTGGCAAAATTTCGGATTTAACACGATTGTATTTCTTGCAGCTCTTGCAGGGGTTAATCCTTCGTTATATGAGGCAGCTGAAGTAGATGGGGCCAATCGATGGAAACAGACGCTTTATATTACGATTCCCTCAATGATTCCGATCGCGGTAGTCGTAGGTACGCTGTCGCTTGGAAATATTTTGAACGGCGGTTTTGATCAGGTATTCAACCTATATAATGCGTTGGTTTACGACAAAGGCGATATCATCGATACGTTTGTATACCGCACCGCAATACTAAATGGCCAATACAGCTTCGGAACGGCCGTAGGTATGTTTAAATCCGTCGTAGGGCTTATTATGATACTCATCTCCTATCGGTTAGCTTATAAATTTGCGGGATATCGAATTTTTTAA